Proteins co-encoded in one Leucobacter exalbidus genomic window:
- a CDS encoding inositol monophosphatase family protein, which produces MIPQPVTPSADLQFALELADLADSISLPRFRAADLTIKTKPDRTFVTDADQAVEAAIRSRIEAERPNDSFFGEESGRTERGSRRWVIDPIDGTSNYLRGVPNWGTLIALEVDEVPTVGVVSAPAFGARWWAETGGGSWGQQAGEAPRRLNVSGVKDLEHASLSFQSIEQWDLAGYLTPLIELSRAVWRDRAYGDMWSYMLLAEGLVDIVAEFDVKPYDLSALVPIVREAGGRFTDINGADSAWNGSSLASNGALHDAVLQVVNRARD; this is translated from the coding sequence ATGATTCCCCAGCCTGTTACCCCCTCGGCCGATCTCCAGTTCGCTCTCGAACTCGCCGATCTCGCTGATTCAATCTCCCTCCCCCGCTTTCGCGCGGCAGATCTCACTATTAAGACGAAGCCCGATCGCACGTTTGTCACCGACGCCGACCAAGCAGTCGAGGCCGCCATTCGGAGTCGCATCGAAGCTGAGCGCCCGAACGATAGTTTCTTCGGCGAAGAATCTGGTCGCACCGAGCGCGGCTCACGCCGCTGGGTCATCGATCCCATCGATGGCACCTCGAACTATTTGCGTGGCGTTCCCAACTGGGGCACGCTCATCGCCCTCGAAGTCGACGAGGTGCCCACCGTGGGTGTCGTCTCGGCCCCCGCTTTCGGTGCACGCTGGTGGGCTGAGACCGGTGGTGGCTCATGGGGCCAGCAGGCAGGCGAGGCACCCCGCCGCCTCAACGTGTCGGGCGTGAAAGATCTTGAGCACGCCTCGCTCAGTTTTCAGAGCATCGAGCAGTGGGATCTTGCGGGCTACCTCACGCCCCTCATCGAGCTCTCACGTGCCGTCTGGCGCGATCGTGCGTACGGTGACATGTGGTCGTACATGCTGCTCGCCGAGGGCCTCGTCGACATCGTCGCCGAGTTTGACGTGAAGCCCTACGACCTCAGCGCACTCGTACCCATTGTGCGCGAGGCCGGCGGTCGCTTCACCGACATTAACGGTGCCGATAGTGCATGGAACGGCAGCTCACTCGCGAGTAACGGCGCCCTGCACGACGCGGTGCTGCAGGTCGTCAACCGCGCACGCGATTAG
- a CDS encoding LacI family DNA-binding transcriptional regulator → MSHTPGARAPSMLDVARAAGVSAQTVSRVLRDHPYVAPEKQARVLRAVEALGYRRNPAAQALSSGRTSVIGLVSMTGDSYAGAITQSSIEYAADARGYVVVGAHATRATPEAIHDALERVTRLGAEAIILAHPVDHLAARTQRLIAGLPTVSLSGAASIGGASLAIDQAEVARLATSHLLALGHRSVWHLSGPGDWADSVAREHAWRTTLQAADAAIPPVLHGDWSPAGGYAAGLTLPADATAVFASNDEMAFGLIHALRETGRRVPEDVSVVGVDDVPLAAYSAPPLTTVAQPFAPLGAAAVAALTARLEGGRDPDPQTFVPQLVVRKSTAQPRSH, encoded by the coding sequence ATGTCACATACTCCAGGCGCCCGCGCCCCCTCCATGCTCGACGTTGCCCGCGCCGCTGGGGTCTCTGCGCAAACGGTGTCTCGGGTGCTGCGCGATCACCCCTACGTCGCCCCCGAGAAGCAAGCCCGGGTACTTCGCGCGGTCGAGGCGCTCGGGTATCGCCGCAACCCTGCCGCCCAGGCGCTCTCATCGGGGCGCACCTCGGTTATTGGGCTCGTATCAATGACGGGCGACTCGTACGCCGGGGCCATCACCCAATCAAGCATTGAGTACGCGGCCGATGCCCGGGGTTACGTGGTCGTGGGCGCGCACGCGACCCGCGCGACACCAGAGGCCATCCACGATGCGCTCGAGCGCGTCACCAGGCTGGGCGCCGAGGCCATCATCTTGGCGCACCCGGTCGATCACCTCGCGGCGCGCACCCAGCGGCTCATTGCTGGCCTCCCCACGGTGAGTTTGAGCGGCGCGGCCAGCATCGGCGGGGCCTCCCTCGCGATTGATCAGGCCGAGGTCGCTCGCCTCGCCACCTCACACCTGCTCGCGCTCGGGCACCGCAGCGTCTGGCATCTGTCAGGGCCGGGTGACTGGGCTGACTCTGTTGCGCGCGAACACGCCTGGCGCACCACGCTGCAGGCAGCAGATGCAGCCATCCCACCCGTGCTGCACGGCGACTGGAGCCCCGCGGGCGGATACGCGGCGGGGCTCACCCTCCCCGCAGACGCCACCGCCGTGTTCGCCTCAAACGACGAGATGGCGTTCGGCCTCATCCACGCACTGCGCGAGACCGGCCGCCGCGTTCCCGAAGACGTCTCGGTCGTCGGCGTCGATGACGTGCCGCTCGCCGCCTACAGCGCGCCCCCGCTCACCACCGTCGCGCAGCCCTTTGCGCCACTGGGCGCGGCTGCCGTCGCGGCGCTCACCGCGAGGCTCGAGGGCGGGCGCGATCCGGATCCCCAGACGTTCGTCCCCCAGCTCGTCGTGAGAAAGTCAACGGCCCAGCCCCGCAGCCACTAA
- the gap gene encoding type I glyceraldehyde-3-phosphate dehydrogenase, with the protein MTARVAINGFGRIGRGVLRAIIEQGSDLEVVAINDLTDAATLAHLFSRDSVYGKAPFEVSVDGSDLVVDDRRIKIIAERDPANLPWAELGVDVVLESTGFFTKREDANKHIEAGARRVLVSAPAKGADLTVVLGVNDDKYDASAHTIVSNASCTTNALAPLAKVLDDLAGIEQGFMTTVHAYTQDQRLVDAPHSDLRRARAAALNIIPSSTGAAAAIGLVLPNLDGKLSGDSLRVPVPVGSIVELNAAVSREVTREEVLEAYRTAANGALAGVLEYSEEPLVSSDIVGNTHSSIFDSELTRVAGKHVKVVAWYDNERGFSNRAAQMLERLAA; encoded by the coding sequence ATGACAGCTCGAGTGGCTATTAACGGTTTCGGACGAATTGGTCGCGGCGTACTGCGCGCGATCATCGAACAGGGAAGCGACCTCGAGGTTGTTGCAATTAACGACCTGACCGACGCGGCCACGCTCGCGCACCTGTTCTCACGCGACAGCGTGTACGGCAAGGCGCCCTTCGAGGTTTCGGTAGACGGCAGCGACCTCGTCGTTGACGATCGCCGCATCAAGATCATTGCTGAGCGCGACCCCGCAAACCTCCCCTGGGCAGAGCTCGGTGTTGACGTTGTGCTCGAGTCGACCGGCTTCTTCACGAAGCGCGAAGACGCAAACAAGCACATCGAGGCTGGCGCACGCCGCGTGCTCGTGAGCGCACCCGCAAAGGGCGCAGACCTCACCGTCGTACTCGGCGTGAACGACGACAAGTACGACGCATCGGCGCACACCATCGTGTCGAACGCATCGTGCACCACGAACGCACTGGCTCCCCTCGCTAAGGTCCTCGATGACCTCGCAGGCATCGAGCAGGGCTTCATGACCACGGTCCACGCGTACACGCAGGATCAGCGCCTCGTCGACGCACCCCACAGCGACCTGCGCCGTGCCCGCGCAGCCGCCCTCAACATCATCCCGTCATCGACGGGCGCAGCAGCGGCCATCGGCCTCGTGCTCCCCAACCTCGACGGCAAGCTCTCGGGCGACTCGCTGCGCGTGCCGGTACCCGTGGGCTCGATCGTCGAGCTGAACGCGGCTGTGTCGCGCGAGGTTACCCGCGAAGAGGTTCTCGAGGCATACCGCACGGCCGCCAACGGCGCGCTCGCCGGTGTACTCGAGTACTCGGAAGAGCCCCTCGTATCGAGCGACATCGTGGGCAACACTCACTCCTCAATCTTCGACTCTGAGCTGACCCGCGTGGCCGGCAAGCACGTCAAGGTTGTGGCCTGGTATGACAACGAGCGTGGTTTCTCGAACCGCGCCGCCCAGATGCTGGAGCGCCTCGCAGCGTAA
- a CDS encoding DUF3054 domain-containing protein, whose product MTAQLSPSPKPLTVALAFACDAALLLVFAGLGRSSHARDASVWGLFETAWPFLAGLAIMWLVTRAHRRPLAVLRTGVPLWIGTVALGMALRLLTGSGAALAFVMVATITVAVFLLGWRAIAALVLRLRRRAG is encoded by the coding sequence ATGACTGCGCAGCTCTCCCCCTCGCCCAAACCACTCACGGTAGCACTCGCGTTCGCGTGCGATGCCGCCCTACTACTGGTGTTCGCTGGCCTCGGCCGCTCAAGCCACGCACGCGACGCAAGCGTGTGGGGCCTGTTTGAGACGGCCTGGCCGTTTCTGGCGGGCCTGGCCATCATGTGGCTGGTGACACGCGCCCACAGGCGCCCCCTCGCGGTGCTGCGCACTGGGGTGCCGCTGTGGATCGGCACGGTCGCGCTGGGCATGGCGCTGCGGCTGCTCACCGGATCGGGCGCGGCCCTCGCCTTCGTGATGGTCGCCACAATCACGGTGGCCGTATTCTTGCTCGGCTGGCGCGCGATTGCCGCACTCGTGCTGCGATTGCGGCGCCGCGCAGGCTAA
- the ftsX gene encoding permease-like cell division protein FtsX, producing MRAGLVFGEVMSGLRRNISVVISVILVTFVSLTFVGAAILMQLQIQQMKTFWFDRAQVAVYLCTDYDESPTCSGSDAGEAEITAVEDALKSDTLAPYVDDYFFITHEKAYEEFQEQFKGNPILDITKPEQLNQTFWVKLKDSSRSEIIEETFAGIPGVQSVSDQRSLLDRIFLFLGVASYTAISIAGLMLVAAMLLISTTIRLSAYSRRREIGIMRLVGASNRFIQTPFILEGIIAALIGAVLAGAASVAIVKFFVQGFLVSEVPFTSYITVEQSLVVPPILLIVGAILSAIAAKIAIARYLRV from the coding sequence ATGAGGGCTGGGCTAGTATTCGGCGAGGTCATGAGCGGCCTCCGCCGCAACATTTCAGTCGTTATTTCGGTGATCTTGGTGACCTTTGTGTCGCTCACGTTCGTGGGTGCCGCGATTTTGATGCAGCTGCAGATCCAGCAGATGAAGACCTTCTGGTTCGATCGCGCTCAGGTGGCGGTGTACCTGTGCACCGATTATGACGAGAGTCCCACCTGTTCGGGCAGCGATGCGGGGGAGGCAGAGATCACGGCCGTCGAAGACGCGTTGAAGTCTGACACGCTCGCTCCCTACGTCGATGACTACTTCTTCATTACGCACGAGAAGGCGTATGAAGAGTTTCAAGAGCAGTTCAAGGGCAACCCGATTCTTGATATCACGAAGCCTGAGCAGCTGAACCAGACCTTCTGGGTGAAGCTTAAGGACTCTTCGCGATCTGAGATCATCGAGGAAACCTTCGCGGGGATCCCCGGCGTGCAGAGCGTCTCTGATCAGCGCAGCCTGCTCGACCGCATCTTCTTGTTCTTGGGGGTGGCGAGCTACACCGCGATCTCGATTGCCGGGCTGATGCTGGTGGCGGCGATGCTGCTGATCTCGACCACGATCAGGCTGTCGGCGTACTCGCGCCGCCGTGAAATCGGCATTATGCGCCTCGTCGGTGCCTCGAACAGGTTCATCCAAACCCCGTTCATTCTTGAGGGCATTATCGCCGCGCTCATTGGTGCGGTGCTTGCTGGCGCCGCCTCGGTGGCCATCGTGAAGTTCTTTGTGCAGGGTTTCTTGGTCTCTGAGGTGCCATTTACGAGCTACATTACGGTCGAGCAATCGCTCGTGGTGCCGCCCATTCTGCTGATCGTGGGCGCGATTTTGTCGGCGATTGCCGCCAAGATCGCAATCGCGAGATACCTGCGGGTATAG
- a CDS encoding PLP-dependent aminotransferase family protein, translated as MIAQRITAHRLRQLLGEWRGDGHSYRELADSIELLTRDGAVAPGSALPAERRLAEELGVSRTTVAAAYQRLRDGAIAVSRQGSGTVVRVPRTVEIAHDEGIGAGAFDLTQATPAPWQGLASLGQRAFEERPDAFELPGYDTIGASELRRTIAERYSARGLPTSPEQIMVTLGAQHAIFLVARTLLARGDRALIEAPSYPHARGALAATGALIAELPVEVSQRDPAAALEIAARVSPRLAYLIPDHHNPTGSSMPAELRGELIATLTARGSHILVDETTAELTLGELRTVLPFAAAAEHPYQQDAIITVGSLGKTVWGGLRIGWIRAAPELIDRLEVARRLGDLGTGVWEQVIATYALESYDEILADRCRELTPRHRLLISRLAAELPGWRPSAVVGGACTWVDLGEHRSTALAREATQVGVRLTPGPRFGSPGVFERFIRIPFTLPLEQIPEVVTRLASAWQVRGGPPAPPLREGAVL; from the coding sequence GACGGCCATAGCTACCGTGAGCTCGCCGATTCCATCGAACTACTGACCCGTGATGGCGCCGTGGCCCCCGGCTCCGCGCTGCCTGCAGAGCGCCGTCTCGCCGAAGAGCTCGGAGTCAGCCGCACCACCGTGGCTGCCGCTTACCAACGGTTGCGTGACGGAGCGATCGCGGTCTCGAGGCAGGGATCCGGCACCGTGGTGCGCGTGCCGCGCACAGTTGAGATAGCCCACGACGAGGGGATCGGAGCTGGAGCGTTCGATCTGACCCAGGCGACCCCTGCGCCGTGGCAGGGGCTCGCTTCCCTGGGACAGCGAGCATTCGAAGAACGGCCAGATGCCTTCGAGCTGCCAGGCTACGACACGATCGGAGCATCCGAGCTACGGCGCACCATCGCTGAACGCTACAGCGCGCGCGGGCTGCCGACCTCGCCTGAACAGATCATGGTGACGCTCGGGGCGCAGCACGCCATTTTCCTTGTCGCACGCACGCTGCTCGCCCGAGGCGACCGTGCGCTTATCGAGGCACCGAGCTATCCGCATGCCCGCGGTGCTCTGGCTGCGACCGGTGCCCTGATCGCAGAGCTACCGGTTGAGGTGAGCCAGCGAGACCCAGCCGCAGCGCTCGAGATCGCGGCGCGCGTGAGCCCTCGGCTGGCTTATCTGATCCCGGATCACCACAACCCCACAGGATCAAGCATGCCCGCGGAATTGCGCGGGGAACTCATTGCGACACTCACTGCGAGGGGCAGTCACATTCTCGTTGATGAAACAACCGCGGAGCTCACACTGGGGGAGCTGCGCACCGTGCTGCCGTTCGCGGCTGCGGCTGAACACCCCTACCAACAAGATGCCATCATCACCGTGGGGTCTCTGGGTAAGACAGTGTGGGGTGGGCTTCGCATCGGTTGGATTCGCGCCGCTCCTGAGCTGATCGATCGCCTTGAAGTCGCGCGGCGGTTGGGTGACCTCGGCACAGGGGTATGGGAGCAGGTGATTGCCACCTACGCACTCGAGTCCTACGACGAGATTCTGGCCGACCGGTGTCGCGAACTGACGCCGCGGCACCGGCTGTTGATTTCGCGACTCGCGGCCGAGCTTCCCGGCTGGCGCCCCTCGGCGGTAGTGGGTGGCGCGTGTACCTGGGTTGATCTCGGCGAGCACCGCAGCACGGCACTGGCGCGCGAGGCTACTCAGGTGGGAGTCCGACTCACTCCGGGGCCGAGGTTCGGCAGCCCTGGCGTTTTCGAGCGCTTCATCCGCATACCGTTCACCCTGCCACTCGAGCAGATCCCCGAGGTCGTCACTCGCCTTGCCAGCGCGTGGCAGGTGCGCGGCGGTCCTCCCGCACCGCCGCTACGGGAGGGCGCGGTCCTGTAG
- the smpB gene encoding SsrA-binding protein SmpB codes for MPKETGEKLIASNKKARHEYLIIDTYEAGMVLTGSEVKSLRMGRASLVDGYVFIDRGEAWLDTAYIPEYLNGSWTNHAPRRKRKLLLHRQQIDKLYQKTREGGMTIVPLRLYFLNGRVKVEIALAKGKKEYDKRQVLRERQDTREAERAMRQRNRMGD; via the coding sequence ATGCCCAAGGAGACCGGTGAGAAGCTCATTGCTTCGAACAAGAAGGCTCGGCATGAGTACCTCATCATCGACACCTACGAGGCGGGGATGGTGCTCACGGGCAGCGAAGTAAAATCGCTGCGCATGGGCCGGGCCTCCCTGGTCGACGGGTACGTGTTTATTGATCGGGGCGAAGCCTGGCTTGATACCGCGTACATTCCCGAGTACTTGAACGGTTCGTGGACGAACCATGCGCCGCGTCGCAAGCGCAAGCTGCTGCTGCACCGTCAGCAGATTGACAAGCTGTACCAGAAGACCCGCGAGGGTGGCATGACGATCGTGCCGCTGCGGCTGTACTTTTTGAACGGCCGCGTGAAGGTAGAGATCGCGCTCGCCAAGGGCAAAAAAGAGTATGACAAGCGTCAGGTGCTGCGGGAACGTCAAGACACCCGCGAGGCCGAGCGGGCGATGCGCCAGCGCAACCGCATGGGTGACTAG
- the nhaA gene encoding Na+/H+ antiporter NhaA, translated as MNQPHPTAAAPTTRGRRRRILTLVNKREAARVSRLLRAELVGGVIIMVAALLGFVMANSPLAEGFFALRDTRIGPESLHLNLSIGQWASDGLLAIFFFMVGLELKREFVAGALRRFSTAVVPVAAAFGGVAVPALIYAAINVGGPGASGWAIPTATDIAFAVAVLGLLAPRIPPALRMFLLTLAVVDDLIAITIIAIFYTAQINLLPLVIAIVPLTLYAFIAHRFPQQLARGTWAPWLIMLPLGVVVWALFHASGIHATIAGVVLAFTIPVSGRKATPLTEVFEHRFRPLSTGIAVPIFAFFAAGVAVGGDSNFPFDPIATGIMIGLVIGKPIGISLTTWLLTRFTRAELDPAVKWRELIGVGALAGVGFTVSLLVTELSLTHPGDADTARLAVMAASIVAVGVAACFLVRKPRAHTFA; from the coding sequence ATGAACCAGCCTCACCCCACCGCCGCCGCTCCCACCACTCGTGGTCGACGCCGCCGCATTCTCACGCTCGTCAATAAACGCGAGGCCGCCCGCGTCAGCAGGCTGTTACGTGCCGAACTCGTCGGCGGCGTCATCATTATGGTCGCCGCCCTGCTCGGGTTCGTGATGGCAAATAGCCCCCTCGCCGAGGGCTTCTTCGCGCTGCGCGATACCCGCATTGGGCCCGAATCCCTGCACCTAAATCTGTCGATTGGCCAGTGGGCCTCTGACGGATTGCTCGCAATCTTCTTCTTCATGGTCGGGCTCGAACTCAAACGCGAGTTCGTTGCCGGGGCGCTGCGGCGCTTCTCAACCGCGGTGGTGCCTGTCGCGGCCGCCTTTGGTGGGGTCGCGGTGCCCGCACTGATCTATGCCGCGATCAACGTCGGCGGCCCCGGCGCTTCGGGCTGGGCCATCCCCACCGCCACCGATATCGCGTTTGCCGTCGCCGTGCTGGGTCTGCTGGCCCCGCGCATTCCGCCGGCGCTGCGCATGTTCCTGCTGACGCTTGCAGTCGTCGACGATCTTATCGCGATCACCATCATCGCGATCTTCTACACCGCCCAGATCAACCTGCTCCCCCTCGTTATTGCCATCGTGCCCCTGACGCTCTACGCATTTATCGCGCACCGCTTCCCGCAGCAGCTCGCTCGCGGCACCTGGGCGCCGTGGCTCATCATGCTGCCCCTCGGCGTGGTTGTGTGGGCACTGTTTCACGCCTCGGGCATTCATGCGACCATCGCGGGCGTGGTGCTGGCCTTCACGATTCCCGTGTCAGGCCGCAAGGCCACTCCCCTCACCGAGGTCTTCGAGCACCGTTTCCGCCCACTTTCTACGGGCATCGCCGTACCGATCTTTGCGTTCTTCGCAGCAGGCGTGGCCGTCGGCGGCGACTCGAACTTTCCGTTCGACCCCATTGCCACGGGCATCATGATCGGATTGGTGATCGGTAAGCCCATCGGCATCTCCCTCACCACCTGGCTGCTCACCCGGTTCACCAGGGCCGAGCTTGACCCCGCAGTGAAGTGGCGAGAGCTCATCGGGGTGGGCGCACTCGCCGGGGTGGGCTTCACCGTTTCGCTGCTGGTGACCGAGCTCAGCCTCACGCACCCGGGTGATGCCGACACCGCCCGTCTCGCGGTGATGGCCGCCTCGATTGTCGCGGTCGGCGTCGCCGCCTGCTTCCTCGTGCGCAAGCCCCGCGCCCACACCTTCGCGTAG
- the prfB gene encoding peptide chain release factor 2 codes for MLDIDFSARLRAIRSTYADIAAVTDLAKLDREIAEFEEQAVAPGLWDDPAAAQKVTSGLSHRQARVKKLRGVEQRIDDLEVLAELAQEMEDADSEREVMAELELLEKAMQDLEVQTMLGGEYDERAAVVTIRSGAGGDDATDFAEMLLRMYLRWAEHHSYPAKVLDTSYAEGAGIKSATFEIDVPFAFGKLSVEAGTHRLARISPFGSADKRQTSFAGVEVIPLLEEATEVDIPELDIRVDVYRSSGPGGQSVNTTDSAVRITHIPTGIVISMQNEKSQIQNRAAAMRLLQTRLLLLQKEQEAAKKKELAGSVTASWGDQIRSYFLYGQQLVKDLRTGHESTQPDSVFDGEIDAFIAAGIRWRSLMKNQ; via the coding sequence ATGCTCGATATCGATTTCAGTGCACGCCTCCGCGCGATCCGCTCCACCTACGCCGACATTGCGGCGGTGACCGACCTGGCCAAGCTCGACCGAGAAATCGCGGAGTTTGAGGAGCAGGCCGTCGCCCCCGGTTTGTGGGATGATCCTGCCGCCGCGCAGAAGGTGACGAGTGGTCTCTCGCACCGCCAGGCACGCGTTAAGAAGCTGCGCGGTGTCGAGCAGCGCATCGACGATCTTGAGGTGCTGGCCGAGCTGGCGCAAGAGATGGAAGACGCAGACTCTGAGCGCGAGGTGATGGCTGAGCTTGAGCTGCTCGAGAAAGCCATGCAAGATCTCGAGGTGCAGACCATGCTCGGCGGCGAATACGACGAGCGCGCTGCGGTCGTCACGATTCGCTCGGGCGCTGGCGGTGACGACGCGACCGACTTCGCTGAAATGCTGCTGCGCATGTACCTGCGCTGGGCTGAACACCACAGCTATCCGGCGAAGGTGCTCGACACCTCGTACGCCGAGGGCGCCGGCATCAAGTCGGCCACCTTCGAGATCGACGTACCGTTTGCCTTCGGCAAGTTGTCGGTCGAGGCCGGTACACACCGCCTCGCCCGCATCAGCCCCTTTGGCTCTGCCGATAAGCGCCAGACGAGCTTTGCCGGCGTTGAGGTTATTCCGCTGTTGGAAGAAGCCACCGAGGTCGATATTCCTGAGCTCGACATTCGCGTGGATGTTTACCGTTCGAGCGGCCCCGGCGGCCAGTCGGTGAACACGACTGACTCGGCCGTGCGCATCACCCACATTCCCACGGGCATTGTGATCTCGATGCAGAACGAGAAGTCGCAGATTCAGAACCGTGCCGCCGCTATGCGCCTGCTGCAGACGCGCCTGCTGCTGCTGCAGAAGGAACAGGAAGCGGCAAAGAAGAAGGAACTCGCGGGTTCGGTGACCGCGAGCTGGGGCGACCAGATTCGCTCATACTTCCTCTACGGGCAGCAACTCGTGAAGGATCTGCGCACCGGGCACGAATCTACGCAACCCGATTCGGTGTTTGACGGAGAAATCGATGCGTTCATCGCCGCGGGTATTCGCTGGCGCTCGCTGATGAAGAACCAGTAA
- the ftsE gene encoding cell division ATP-binding protein FtsE yields MILFENVSKKYRGTQKPALDGIDLKVDRGEFVFIVGASGSGKSSCLRLILREDLQTSGKIHVLGQDLSKISSRKVPYFRRNLGTVFQDFRLLQNKTVYDNVAFTLQVIGKSRGFIQEAVPDTLEMVGLANKAKRFPHELSGGEQQRVAIARAIVNKPAILMADEPTGNLDPATSLGIMQLLRAINASGTTVVMATHEATFVDIMQQRVVELSQGIIVRDEVGGGYGETASIPVSDLSAQGMQVLRTTEAVVRAALAPEEAAMLATIGATQAPNDPDQDPTPASSATDAQATAGEAADAAETSSAAVAEAAADAEAAAEHAEQAENIETTEAAAQAAAQAAGEPAVPQAPATAAEMFQPAAEPVRREASVYAEPAPFGEADEEIDDDFTDTRDAGPQAKRIPSFLDPGRPMDAVRMSETGNLAEHLGLLRKNDDETDVGPVR; encoded by the coding sequence ATGATTCTCTTCGAAAATGTCTCCAAGAAATACCGGGGCACACAAAAACCCGCGCTCGACGGTATCGACCTCAAGGTCGACCGGGGCGAGTTCGTGTTTATCGTGGGCGCTTCCGGGTCAGGTAAGTCGAGCTGCCTGCGCTTGATTTTGCGCGAAGACCTCCAGACGAGCGGCAAGATTCACGTGCTGGGGCAAGACCTCAGCAAGATATCGTCGCGCAAAGTGCCGTACTTTCGGCGCAATCTGGGCACGGTGTTTCAAGACTTCAGGCTGCTGCAAAACAAGACCGTCTACGACAATGTGGCGTTTACGCTGCAGGTCATCGGTAAGTCTCGCGGGTTCATCCAAGAAGCGGTGCCCGACACCCTCGAGATGGTCGGGCTTGCGAACAAGGCCAAGCGGTTTCCGCACGAGCTTTCGGGCGGTGAGCAGCAGCGCGTCGCCATTGCGCGCGCGATTGTGAACAAGCCTGCGATCTTGATGGCCGACGAGCCAACGGGTAACCTCGACCCCGCGACGAGCCTGGGCATTATGCAGTTGCTGCGCGCCATTAACGCCTCGGGAACCACCGTGGTGATGGCGACGCACGAGGCCACCTTCGTAGACATCATGCAGCAGCGCGTGGTCGAGCTCTCGCAGGGCATCATCGTGCGCGATGAGGTCGGCGGCGGCTACGGCGAGACCGCATCCATCCCCGTGAGCGACCTGTCGGCCCAGGGCATGCAGGTGCTGCGTACGACCGAGGCGGTCGTACGCGCGGCGCTGGCCCCCGAGGAGGCCGCGATGCTCGCGACCATCGGGGCGACACAGGCCCCCAATGATCCGGATCAAGATCCCACCCCCGCTTCGTCAGCCACTGACGCGCAGGCCACCGCGGGCGAGGCTGCGGATGCAGCGGAGACCTCGTCGGCAGCTGTGGCCGAGGCAGCAGCGGACGCTGAGGCAGCGGCGGAGCACGCCGAGCAGGCCGAGAACATCGAGACCACCGAGGCGGCGGCCCAGGCAGCCGCCCAGGCAGCGGGGGAGCCCGCAGTGCCCCAGGCGCCCGCCACGGCGGCCGAGATGTTCCAGCCGGCGGCAGAGCCCGTGCGGCGCGAAGCCTCGGTGTATGCCGAGCCCGCGCCCTTTGGCGAGGCCGATGAAGAGATCGACGACGACTTCACCGATACCCGCGATGCCGGCCCGCAGGCGAAACGAATTCCTAGTTTTCTTGACCCCGGTCGCCCGATGGATGCGGTGCGCATGTCAGAGACAGGCAATCTCGCAGAGCACCTCGGGTTGCTGCGTAAAAATGACGATGAGACAGATGTGGGGCCTGTGCGATGA
- a CDS encoding GlxA family transcriptional regulator: MKRVAVVVLEGAKPLDVGIPAQVFATRASMPYSVEVCGVNPGLISGSDGLSYHVEHGLDALDDVDLIFLPGYQRPNVEPPPEALLEALRVAHARGARIAAISTGAFALAATGLLNGRRATTHWHYSRILAEQFPEVRVDERVLFVDEGSVLTSAGAASGIDLCLHILRQEAGMAAANHAARRLVAAPYRSGGQAQYVPQSVPEPHGERFTRTREWVLGRLSEPLSIEALAENAVVSPRTFARRFRDETGYTPMQWVMRARVDRARELLEESDLGVDEISAEVGLGTATNLRRYFRRVLGTTPSEYRRAFSRDSERTSDDHLG, encoded by the coding sequence ATGAAGCGCGTGGCCGTAGTTGTGCTGGAGGGGGCGAAGCCCCTCGATGTTGGTATCCCAGCGCAGGTGTTTGCCACCCGTGCGAGCATGCCCTATTCAGTTGAGGTGTGCGGGGTGAACCCCGGCCTGATCTCGGGCAGCGACGGCCTCTCGTACCATGTTGAGCACGGCCTCGACGCGCTCGATGATGTCGACCTCATCTTTCTGCCCGGGTATCAGCGGCCCAACGTCGAGCCGCCGCCCGAGGCGCTGCTCGAAGCGTTGCGGGTAGCCCACGCGCGCGGCGCCCGCATCGCCGCTATCTCGACTGGAGCGTTCGCGCTGGCCGCGACGGGGTTACTGAACGGCCGGCGTGCGACTACACACTGGCACTACTCGCGCATCCTTGCCGAGCAGTTCCCCGAAGTGCGGGTTGATGAGCGGGTGCTGTTCGTCGACGAGGGATCGGTGCTGACCTCTGCGGGGGCCGCCTCAGGGATCGACCTGTGCCTGCACATTCTGCGCCAGGAGGCCGGCATGGCCGCCGCCAACCACGCGGCGCGGCGCCTCGTGGCCGCCCCGTACCGCAGCGGCGGGCAGGCACAGTATGTGCCGCAGAGCGTGCCCGAACCCCACGGTGAGCGGTTTACCCGCACCCGCGAGTGGGTGCTGGGCCGGCTTTCAGAACCCCTCTCGATCGAAGCGCTCGCCGAGAACGCCGTCGTGTCGCCGCGCACCTTCGCGCGTAGGTTCCGCGATGAGACCGGGTACACGCCCATGCAGTGGGTGATGCGCGCGCGAGTTGACCGGGCCCGCGAGCTACTCGAGGAGTCGGATCTGGGGGTCGATGAGATCTCTGCCGAGGTTGGGCTCGGCACCGCCACGAACCTGCGCCGGTACTTTCGGCGGGTGCTGGGGACGACGCCATCGGAGTATCGCCGAGCCTTCTCGCGAGACTCAGAACGAACGTCAGATGACCATCTGGGGTAG